A stretch of the Aegilops tauschii subsp. strangulata cultivar AL8/78 chromosome 4, Aet v6.0, whole genome shotgun sequence genome encodes the following:
- the LOC123493552 gene encoding uncharacterized protein yields the protein MYSSCGIVRVVPKSNPPPTTMGWSIPASSFQPPAVIRAGARYAPWVLLDRKAYLAVRDNATTAEALTSTGRTVKITFCLADPPAISHFCVHGPEFRRGDFASEPLVVFSAKDLVLLRFAFTVGRLEYFVYKAGRGKPPSLTRIPRTPPGTANSLHKCVLPFDDDDGGFLMADLFMTKLRSDYQLQVFSSKTGKWTITPLRLQTSPGVREEDLPGPRLDKAIALGGGAVGWVDLWRGILTCNVFDKNPVLNLIPIPKLAYSNEERRAAPRLVRDITCCNGRIKFVEQELRFKVSIIPRKTLEDNVDSFDIIFDPRPLSHKEEDDRAKLVLAAVCLGWKLRTCDRHTTRNDDWHKGHTVDMDAISVDNPDHARLLPQLWDAQAGKSTLWDLSSTYPTLGIDDDDIVYMMTKVKFHDNKAWMIGVDLAKRAVEVLIPVSSERVGNFKPDMILACEFSEYLNATASSSQ from the exons atgtatagtTCGTGCGGGATTGTTAGAGTAGTCCCAAAATCCAATCCGCCGCCGACGACCATGGGTTGGTCAATCCCCGCCTCCTCCTTCCAGCCCCCCGCCGTGATTCGCGCCGGCGCCCGCTACGCCCCCTGGGTTCTCCTCGACAGAAAGGCCTACTTGGCCGTCCGCGACAACGCCACCACCGCCGAAGCCCTCACCAGCACAGGCCGCACCGTCAAGATCACCTTCTGCCTCGCCGACCCGCCCGCCATCTCCCACTTCTGCGTCCACGGCCCCGAGTTCCGGCGCGGTGACTTCGCGAGCGAGCCCCTGGTCGTCTTCTCGGCCAAGGATCTTGTGCTCCTCCGCTTCGCCTTCACTGTCGGCCGCCTCGAGTACTTCGTCTACAAGGCCGGCCGCGGCAAGCCGCCCTCGCTCACGCGGATTCCTCGTACTCCTCCTGGCACCGCCAACTCGTTACACAAGTGCGTCTTGCCGTTCGACGACGACGATGGGGGATTCCTCATGGCCGATCTCTTCATGACGAAGCTCCGCTCAGACTACCAGCTCCAAGTCTTCTCTTCCAAGACGGGCAAGTGGACCATCACGCCGTTGCGGTTGCAAACATCTCCCGGGGTCAGGGAAGAGGACCTGCCCGGCCCTCGTCTCGACAAGGCGATCGCGCTGGGAGGAGGTGCCGTAGGCTGGGTCGACCTCTGGCGCGGCATTCTCACCTGCAACGTGTTTGACAAGAACCCCGTTCTAAATTTAATCCCGATACCCAAGCTTGCATACTCTAATGAGGAACGGAGAGCTGCCCCGCGGCTGGTCCGGGATATCACCTGCTGCAATGGTCGCATCAAGTTTGTCGAGCAGGAACTTCGGTTCAAAGTGTCTATTATTCCTAGAAAGACTCTGGAGGATAATGTTGATAGCTTCGACATCATCTTTGATCCTCGGCCGCTCTCCCACAAGGAGGAGGATGACCGTGCCAAACTCGTGCTAGCTGCTGTCTGTCTTGGTTGGAAGCTCCGAACATGTGATAGGCATACCACCAGGAACGACGATTGGCACAAGGGGCACACAGTTGATATGGATGCCATCTCGGTCGACAACCCTGACCATGCTAGGTTGCTCCCACAGCTCTGGGATGCCCAGGCCGGGAAATCAACTCTGTGGGATCTGTCTTCAACTTACCCCACCCTAGGCATTGACGATGACGACATTGTTTACATGATGACTAAGGTAAAGTTTCATGATAACAAGGCATGGATGATCGGTGTCGACCTTGCAAAAAGGGCGGTGGAAGTGCTCATACCAGTTTCTTCAGAGAGAGTCGGTAATTTCAAACCGGACATGATCCTCGCCTGTGAATTCTCCGAATATCTGAATGCAACTGCAAG CTCATCTCAATAG